The Sphingomonas sp. NBWT7 nucleotide sequence GGCAACCTGCGCCTCGGTGCGCGCGAGTAGCGCGTCGGACGCGGCGCGGGCCGGATCGGTATCGGTCGAGGCGGCCGGCGGTGTTGGGGGGGCGACGATCGCCAGCCGCGGCGGCCGGCTCGCGACCGGCGCACCGGCGACCGGCGTGCCGCCGAGCGCCGCAATATCCTGGCCGGTGATCCGCACGCCCCCGTCGGTCAGCCGGGCGACGCGCTGCGCGAGCGCGCCACTCGGCTCGCTCAACATCTCATAGACGAAGGCATAGTGCGACGGTTCGGAGCTCAACCGGTGATCGGCGAGGAACCTGCCGATCGCGTCGAATAGATCGAGCGGCTCTATCCCCGCTGCGCTGTTCGAAATCGCCTGCACCGTCCGCCCCGCTGCTCGCAGCACCCCGATGATGCCCCGCCCCGCTCCGGCTGTATGCGGCAACCTCTAAGATTGCGTTGCCGGCGAGCAGCGCGGATCAGGAAGACTTGAGGCGCCGCACCGCCGCCAGCGTCAGCGCAACGTGTTGATCCGCCGCCAGTTCGCTGTGAACGAAGTTGATCCGCCCATCGCGCGTGATGACGTAGCTGGTACGATTGGTTGCGTCGCGCCCCTTTATTTGCCGCCCGAGCGCGACATCGTAGCCGGCGACGACGCGCGGCCCGGCGCTCGCCACCGCGAACTTGCCGGCGCATTCGGTCGCAGAGAACTTGACGAGATCGTCGACCGGATCGGCCGACAGCCCGATCACCGTTGCGCCCGCGGCGCGGAAATTGGCGATGTTCTCGGCAAAGGCGCGCGCTTCGGCGTTGCAGCCGGCGGTGAAGGCGGCGGGGAAGAAGTACAGCACCACCGGGCCCTTCTTGAGCTGCTGCGCGAGGTTCACCGTCACGACCTTGCCCGCCACCGCGCCGCGCGTCGTGAAGTCGGGCGCCTTGGCACCGACGGCGAGCGTCGCGGCGGCCGGCGCGGCAAACGCGAGCGAAACGGCGGCGGCGGCAGCGAGGATGTGACGCATGGATCGGATCTCCCGGATGACGCTTGATCCTAGCCGTTCGCGTGAGGCTGCGATAGGGCGAGCGGATGCCGATCCGCCAAGCCGACCTCGATCTCGCCCACCGCCTCGCCGATGCGGCGGGGGAGGCGATCCGCCCCTATTTCCGCGGCGAGCTGGGCACCGAGACCAAGGCCGATCACTCGCCCGTCACGCTGGCGGATCGCGCCGCAGAGGCCGCGATGCGCCGCATCCTCGACGCCGAGGCGCCGGGCGATGCGATCCACGGCGAGGAATATGGCGTGAAGGACGGCGTGACCGGGCGGCGCTGGGTGCTCGACCCGATCGACGGCACGCGAAGCTTTACCGTCGGCCGCGCGATCTTCGGCACGCTGATCGCGCTGGTCGAGGACGGCTGGCCGATGCTGGGGGTGATCGACCAGCCGATCGTGCGCGAACGCTGGATCGGCGCGGCGGGGCGGCCGACGCTGTTCAACGGCGCGCCCGCGCGCACGCGGGCGTGCCGCGAGGTGGAGGGCGCGATCCTCGCCACCACCAGCCCGCATGCGTTCAACGACGACGAGGTGCCGCATTTCCTCGCCCTCGTGGCGGCGGTGTCCGGCGGGCACGCGCGGCAGGGGCCGGTCTATGGCGGCGACTGCTACAATTACGGGCTGCTCGCCAGCGGCCACCTCGACATTGTGTGCGAGGGCGGGCTGGCGCTGCACGATTTCGCTGCGCTCGCGCCGATCGTCGAGGGCGCCGGCGGGCGGATGTGCGACTGGAACGGCGATCCGCTGACCGAGGCGAGCACCGGGCAGGTGCTGGCGATCGGCGATCCGGCGCGGATGGACGAGGTGCTGGAAGCGCTCCACGCCGTCGCCGGTGGGCATGACCACGGCTCGCACACGCACGGGCACTGATCGGCCTGTCGGTCCGCCGCCGCCGAGGCCAGCGACGGGCCTTTAAAAGATGCCCAGGAACTTCTTGCGCTGTTCCTTGCCCGGCTTGTCGCGGCCTTTCTCGTCCTTGGCCGTCGTCCCGCGTCCGACATCGTCGCGCGCCTCGCCCTTCGTGGTGCGCTGCGCCGCCGCGGTCGCACCGCCCAGCACCGGCCCGCAGGCCGCCGACTTGGCGTCACCCACGTCGACGAACGCGAGCACGCCCGCCAGCGGTGACGCGACCAGCGACAGTCCGAGGCCGACGCCGGCGCGCCCGACGAGCTGCGGGCTGATGACGTCCATCGCCGGGGCGGAGAAATAGCCGCCGAGCCCAACCGGCGACTGGCCGGAAAACAGGCTGAACTTCTTCGCGTCGGCGCGCACCGCCAAGTCGATCGCCTCCGTCCGGAAGCTGAACCCACCGCGCCCGACGATGACGTTCTTGGTGGTATCGATCAGGATCGGATCGGCCGCCGCGATCCCGCCGCGGACGGTGAAGGCGATCAGCCCGCAGTTGATTTCGACCGGCTTCTTGAGCTTGCCGGCGAACATCTTCTGCACGAACGTGCCGATATCGAGCTCGGCGAGCTGGACGTTGCGCGTCCACAGCGTGCCCTGCGGCATGACGAAGGCGATCCGGCCGCGCGCCGTGGCGAGCGAATCGGCGAACGAATCGCCGCGGCCGGCAAGCTCGACACGGCCCTTGATCGTGCCGCTCGTCCCGGCTTCCTCGACGCCCCAGCCGGCGAGCAGCCGCCCCATTGGCGTCGGCGCCAGCCGCACGTCGTAGCTGACCGCGCTCGGCCGCTGGCGCGTGTCGAACACGATGTCGGTGGCGACGTTGCCGCGCGCCATCGCGAAGCTGAGCGGCGACAGCGCCAGCCGCCCGCGCTCGAGATCGAGCGTCATCTCGACATCGGAGATCGGCACGCGGCGCGATTTGACCGCACCGATCGACCATTTCAGATCGGCGTCGAACGCGCGCAGCTTTTCGACCGGCAGATCCGAATCGGGGATCAGTTTGCGCGGCCCCGACCCTGTCGCCGCCGCCGCCGCGACGACGCCCTGCGCCTCGACGATATCGGGATTGTAGCCGATGATCGATGCGGCATCGATGATGTCGAGGTTGCGTGTGCGGATCGTCGAATCGAGGTGGACGCGATTGCCGTTGGTGACAGTCAGCACGCCGGCGACGTCGCTCCGCCCCACCGTGCCGCCCAGCCGGGTGAAGCGATAGACCTCACCGTCCTTCACCATCTGCGAGCGGATGGCGTAGCGCCGCGTGTCGGGCATGACGACGCCGATGATGCCGAGCAGTTCGGCGAGGTTGCGCCCGCGCGCGCGGGTCGCCAGCGGCACGTTCTCGATCTCGGCGATCGACGGCAGCGTGCCCGAGACGTCGACGACGTTATTCGCCGCCCAGGCGCGCGCGACGAGTTCGTTCCTGCCGCGATTCGCCGTCGCGTCGGGGGACAGTAACTGCGCGGTGACGCGGAACGGCGTTTCGCGGATCATCCCCGTGCCATTGACGCCGACCGCGTGGCCGATGCGCGCATCCTGCGAGCGGATGTCGTCGACCTTGAGGTTCGCCAGTACGCGCATCCGCGGATCGAGATACCGCACCGTGGTGCCGCGCACCGTCGCCACGTCGATGCGGGGAAATTCGAGCCGCTTGCCGCCCTTTTTCTCGCTGAACGTCCAGCTGTTGCGCGTGTGCTCGCGGTTCCACTCGAGGTCGACCGCGCCGTTAACGAGATCGAGCCAGTAGAGCCGGCGCTTGCCGAAGATGAGCGACAGCGGCGCGATACGTGTGTCGAGCCGGTCGGCGCGGAACAGATAGCGCTGCGTCGCCCAGGCGGGATTGGCGATGGTGAAGCGCTCGGCGTAGAATTTGATCCGCCACGGCGCGAAATACAGCTGGAAATCGCCGCCGACCTTGACCTCGCGGTTGGTCAGCCGGCCGACGATCGTCTCGAACGGCCCCTTCAGGAAGCGTCCCTTGGTGATGTACAGGACGAGCCAGATCAGAGCCGGCACCGCCAGGATCGCAAGAATCGTGTTGCGGATCCGCCGCCGGCGCTGCCGACGACGATCTTCCGCTCCGGACGACGCCGGCTGCTCGTTACGCTGAGTCGCCATGTCCATGTCGCACGCAATCGTTCGGCGCGGGCATTGGTTGCATTTGCCGTGCGGCATCGCTACAGGGCCGCGCTTCTCCAAGCGAGGTGATACGAACCGCCCGGCCATCAGGGCTGCCGCGGCGGTTCCAGTCTCGCTCGATACGAAAGGACCAAAATGCCCAAGCTCAAGACCAAGAGCGGCGTGAAGAAGCGCTTCAAGCTCACCGCAACCGGCCTGTTGAAGCACGGCGTCGCCGGCAAGCGCCACCGCCTGCTGCACCACACCGGCAAGTACATCCGCCAGAACCGCGGCACCAAGGTGCTGTCGAAGGCCGACACCGCGACGGTGAAGGCCTGGGCCCCCTACGGCCTGCGTTGAGCGAGAGGAGTTAAGACATGGCACGCGTCAAGCGGGGCGTAACCACTCGCGCCAAGCACAAGAACATTCTGGAACAGGCCAAGGGTTACCGCGGCCGTCGCAAGAACACGATCCGCGTCGCGCGGCAGGCGGTCGAAAAGGCCGGCCAGTACGCCTATCGCGATCGCAAGGTGAAGAAGCGCACCTTCCGCGGCCTGTGGATCCAGCGCATCAACGCCGGCGTCCGCGCGGAGGGGCTGTCGTACAGCCAGTTCATGCACGGGCTGAAGCTCGCCGGGATCGAACTCGACCGCAAGGTGCTCGCCGACATCGCGATGCACGAGGGCGCGGCGTTTACCGCACTCGTCGCTCAGGCGAAGAACGCGCTGCCGGCCGCAGCGACCGCCTGATCTAGCACCAGCTGGATCAGGCCTTCGCCAGGCCGGGCAGCGGAGCAGCGCAGCTGTTCCGTCTGACGGCGTGGCGGTTCAGACCTGAAGCGACACGAAGGGCGTGGGTGGCGACACCCGCGCCCTTTGCGTGTCCGGCGCCTTCGCAGCTAAAGCGCCCCAACAACCCGCACGGGCGAGACCGATGACCGACATTGACGACCTGAAAACGCATCTGCTGACCGCGATCGAGGCCGCGGCGGGGCTCGAAGCGCTGGAAACCGTGCGCGTCGACGCGCTGGGCAAGCAGGGCCGCGTCACCGCGCTGCTGAAGTCGATGGGCGGGCTCAGCCCCGAGGAGCGTCAGGTGAAGGGCCCCGCGATTCACGGCCTGCGCGAGGCGGTGACCAATGCCATTGCCAACCGCAAGACTACGCTGGAGGCCGCCGCGCTGGAGGCGAAGCTCGCCGCCGAGCGGATCGACATGACGCTGCCGGTCGACGCGCCGCTCGCCGGCACGATCCACCCGGTCAGCCAGGTGATGGACGAACTGGCGGAGATCTTCGCCGATCTCGGCTTCGCGGTCGCCACCGGTCCGGAGATGGAGACCGACTGGCACAATTTCACCGCGCTCAACATTCCGGAAACCCATCCGGCGCGCGCAATGCACGACACCTTCTATCTCGCCGGCGATCATGTGCCCGAGGACCGTGAGCGCCCGCGTCTGCTGCGCACCCACACGTCGCCGGTGCAGATCCGCACCATGCTGGCGAACAAGCCGCCGATCCGAATCATCGCGCCCGGCCGCACCTATCGCAGCGACAGCGACGCGACGCACACGCCGATGTTCCACCAGGTCGAGGGCCTCGTGATCGACAAGGGCATCACCATGGGTCACCTGAAGTGGACGCTGGAGACGTTCCTGAAGGCGTTCTTCGAGCGTGACGACATCGTGCTTCGTTTGCGCCCGAGCTATTTCCCCTTCACCGAACCTTCGGCGGAGGTCGACGTCGGCTACACGCTGCAAAAGGGCAAGCGCGTGATTGGCGGCGGTGGTGACGTGCCCAACGGCGGCTGGATGGAAGTGCTGGGCAGCGGCATGGTCCACCCCAAGGTGATCGCCGCCTGCGGACTCGATCCCGACGAATGGCAGGGCTTTGCCTTCGGCTGCGGCATCGATCGCCTCGCCATGCTGAAATACGGCATGGACGATCTGCGCGCCTTCTTCGACGGCGATATCCGCTGGCTCAAGCATTATGGCTTCTCCGCCCTCGACGTCCCGACGCTGTCGGGCGGCGTCGGCGCGGCGTGATCGGACGACTGAGATGAAATTCACGCTTTCCTGGCTCAAGGACCACCTCGACACCGCGGCGTCGCTGGACGAGATCCTCGTTGGCCTCACCCGCATCGGCCTTGAGGTCGAAGGGGTCGAGAACCCCGGCGAGAAGCTCGCCGCCTTCCGCATCGCCAAGGTGCTGACTGCCGAGCGCCACCCACAGGCGGACAAGCTTCAGGTGCTGTCGGTCGACGCGGGTGGCGATGTGAACGGAGGGGGGCCGCTCCAAGTCGTGTGCGGCGCGCCCAACGCGCGCGCGGGCCTCGTCGGCGTGTTCGGCATGCCCGGCGCGACGGTGCCGGCGAACGGCATGGTGCTGAAGGTCGCGGCGATCCGCGGCGTCGAATCGAACGGCATGATGTGCTCCACGCGCGAGCTGGAGCTGGGCGACGATCACGACGGCATCATCGAACTGGCCGCCGATGCGCCGGTCGGCGACGTCTACGCCGAATGGGCGGGCCTCAACGATCCTGTCATCGACGTGTCGATCACGCCCAACCGGCAGGATTGCATGGGCGTGCGCGGCATCGCGCGCGATCTTGCGGCCGCCGGCCTCGGCGCGCTGAAGCCGCTGACGGTCGAGCCGGTTGCGGGCGAAGGCCCCGGTCCCGATGTGCGCACCGACGATCCCGCCGGCTGCCCCGCCTTCTTCGCGCAGGGCGTCAACGGCGCCAGCAACGGCGCATCGCCCGAGTGGCTGGCGAAGCGGCTGCGCGCGATCGGTCAGAAGCCGATCTCGGCGCTGGTCGACGTCACCAATTACGTCACCGTCGACCTCGGCCGCCCGCTGCACGTCTATGACAAGGCGAAGCTGTCCGGCGGCCTCGTCGCGCGCAAGGCGACGACGGGCGAGACGGTGCTCGCGCTCAACGGCAAGACCTACCCGCTCGACGAAACGATGACGGTCATCGCCGACGACGCGCACGTTCACGACATCGGCGGCATCATGGGCGGCGAGGAATCGGGCGTGTCGGACACGACCACCGACGTCGTTATCGAATGCGCCTATTTCGATCCCGAGCATATCGCCCGCACCGGTCAGAAGCTGATGCTGACCAGCGATGCGCGCCAGCGGTTCGAGCGCGGCGTCGACCCGGCGTTTCTGGACGATGGCCTCGCGATCGCCACCCGCCTCGTGCTCGACCTGTGCGGTGGCCAGCCGACCGGCATCACCCGCGCGGGTGAGCCGCCGCTCGGCACGCGCAGCTATGCCTATGATCCGGCCCGCGCCGAAACGCTCGGCGGCCTTGCCGTCGCGCCGGAACGGCAGCGCGCGATCCTGACCTCGCTCGGCTTCAGCATCAGCGACGATTGGCAGGTCACCCCGCCCACCTGGCGCCGCGATGTGGACGGCCCGGCCGATCTGGTCGAGGAAGTGATCCGCATCGAGGGCATCGATAACGTCCCCTCGGTGCCGCTGCCGCGCGCGCCGGGTGTCGCGACGCCGACCGCCACGCCGGAGCAGAAGCTGGAACGCCGCGTCCGCCGCGCCGCCGCCGCACGCGGCCTCGACGAGGCGGTGACGTGGAGCTTCATCGCGGAGCCCGAAGCCGCGCCGTTCGGTGGTGGTGCCTTCACGCTCGCCAATCCGATCAGCGAAGACCTGAAGGTCATGCGCCCGTCGCTGCTGCCCGGCCTTCTCTCGGCAGCCGCGCGCAACGTGCGGCGCGGGGCCGGCACGATCCGGCTGTTCGAGATCGGCCGCCGCTATCTCGCCGACAAGGAGCGCCCGACGCTCAGCCTGATCCTCGCCGGTGATCGCCGCGCGCGGCACTGGCAGACGGGCAAGGCGCAGGGCTTCGATGCGTTCGATGCCAAGACCGAGGCGCTGGCGCTGCTCGCCGCGGCCGGCGCGCCGGTCGACAACCTGCAGGTGTTCGGCGAAGCCGGTGACGCATGGCACCCCGGTCAGTCGGGCACGCTGCGGCTGGGGCCCAAGACGGTGCTCGCCGCCTTCGGCATCCTCCACCCCAACGTCACCCGCGCGTTCGATCTCGACGCCGGCGTCGCCGCAGTGGAGCTGTATCTCGATGCGATTCCCGGGAAGCGGTCGGCTGGCTTCATGCGCCCGGCCTATACGCCGCCCGCGCTCCAGGCCGTCCGCCGCGACTTCGCCTTCCTCGTCCCCGATGGCGTCGCTGCCGATGCACTGGCGCGTGCGGTAAAGGGCGCGGACAAGGCAGCGATCGTGTCCGCCCGTGTGTTCGACGTCTTCACCAAGGACGGCGAAACCTCGATGGCGGTCGAGGTGGTGCTTCAGCCGGGCGAAAAGGCGTTCGTCGAGGCCGAGCTGAAGGCGATCGCCGACAAGGTCGTCGCCGCCGCCGCCAAGCTGGGTGCCTCGCTGCGCGGCTAACCACCACCCCCGTTCGGCCTGAGCCTGTCGAAGGGCGTGTCACAAAGCGCAACACTGCGTGGCACGGGCTTCGACAAGCTCAGCCAGAACGGGGTAGGAATGGCGCCAACATGTTGGAGGCAAAGTGACCGACTGGATCACCATCGCGAACGATCATCTGTCGGCGGCGATCAACCCGCTCGGCGCGGAGCTGTCGTCACTGAAGGACGCGGACGGGCGTGAATTGATGACCGAAGCCGATCCCGCCTTCTGGACCGGCCGCGCGCCCCTGCTGTTCCCGGTCGTTGGCAAGCCTGCGGGCGAGGTGATCCGCGTTGCGGGCCGCGAGTATCCGATGAAGCAGCACGGCTTCGCTCGCCGCATGCCGTTCGCGCTGATCGATCACGGCCCCGCGCACGCCACTTTCCGCCTGACAGCGAACGACGAGACGCGCGCGCACTACCCGTTCGCCTTCACGCTCGACGCCAGCTACCGGCTCGACGGGGCGACGCTCGCCATCGACGTCGCCGTGAACAACGCCGGCGACACGGACATGCCGGCGAGCTTCGGCTTTCACCCCGCCTTCGCCTGGCCGCTGCCCTATGGCTGCGACCGCGCCGACCATCGCATCACCTTTGCGCAGGACGAACCCGGCGGCGTCCGCCCGATCGCCGCCGACGGCACGATCGCGGCGGGCGAGATGCCGTCGCCGCTCGATGGCGGGGTGCTGCACCTGTCGGATGATCTGTTCGCGCACGACGCACTCGTGTGGGACCAAGTCCGCTCGGCGCGCGTCGTCTATGGCGCGGACGACGGGCCGAGCCTCGAGATCGCCTTTCCCGACACGCCGATGCTCGGCATCTGGACCAAGCCCGGTGCACGCTTCATCTGCGTCGAGCCGTGGCACGGCATCGCTGACCCGCAGGGATATGCCGGCGAACTGAAGGACAAGCCCGGCATTTTTATCGTGCCGCCCGGCGGCGCAAAGCACATCGCCATGTCGATCACGCTACGCGGATGAAGCTCGAGACACTCATCGGCGAGCCGTGGGGCGACTATGGCCTCGTCGACAGCGGCAACGGGCGCAAGCTCGAGCGCTACGGCGACTATCGCTTCATCCGCCCCGAGCCGCAGGCGCTGTGGGCGCCGGCGCACGCCAACTGGCAGGCGCACGGCGAGTTCGTGCCCGGCAGCGACGAGGATGGCGGTGGGCAGTGGCAGTACCGCCGCTCGACCCCGCGCGACGGCTGGCCGTTGTCGTGGGGGATCGGGGCGGAGGCGGTGCGCTTCACCGCGCAGACGACGCCGTTTCGCCACCTCGGCTTCTTCCCCGACATGGCGCCCGTATGGTCTTGGCTGCGCGAGCGGCTGAGCGGAGTCGCCGAGCCCGAGGCGCTCAACCTGTTCGGCTATACCGGCGTCGGCACGCTCGCGCTCTCCGCGCACGGCGCGAAGATGGTGCACGTCGATGCATCCAAGAAATCGGTCGAGGCGGCGCGCGCCAACGCCAAGCTTTCGGGCATGGCCGATCGTCCGGTCCGCTGGATCGTCGACGATGCCGCCAAGTTCGTCGCGCGCGAGGTGCGGCGCAATCGCCGCTACGATGCGATCCTGCTCGATCCGCCGAAATACGGCCGCGGGCCCGACGGCGAGATCTGGCGGCTGGAGGAGCATCTGCCCGCGCTGATCGCCGAGTGCCGCCACCTGCTCGACGGCAACTCGCGCGCGCTGTTCCTCACCGTCTATGCGGTGCGCATGTCGGCGCTGGCGATCGGCGAGATGCTGCGCCAGGCGTTCGCCGATCTTCCCGGCACGATCGAGTGCGGCGAGCTGGGCGTGCGCGAGGAGGCGCGCGGGCTCGTGCTGCCCACCGCGATCTGGGCGCGCTGGTCGAACGATTGAGCATGGCGCTGCTAGCGCCGAAACCCGCCGTCGCGCGTTGTACCCGCGAATGACCGCCTACCTCCACGCGATCGGCACCGCCGTGCCACCGCACGACATCCACGCCGCCTTCATCGGCTGGGCGCACGCGCGGCTGCCCGAGCGCGAACGCCGGCTGTTCGATCGCATGGCGGCGCGGGCGGGGATCGGGCATCGCTGGTCGGTGCTGCCCGAAACGGACGGCTCGCCGGTCGATCCGGGCGGCTTCTACGCCGACGAGCCGCATCCCGGCACCGCCGCGCGCATGCGACGCTATGCCGAGGCCGCGCCGACGCTCGCGCTGCAGGCGATCGACGATCTCGCGCGGCAGGCGCCGCTCGGCACGATCACGCATCTCGTGGTGGCGAGCTGCACCGGCTTCGTGGCGCCCGGCATCGATCAGATCATCGCCGCGCGACTCGGCCTCGCGCCCAGCGTCGAGCGGCTGCTCGTCGGCTTCATGGGCTGCTACGCCGCGGTCGCCGCGCTGCGCAGCGCGCGCCACATCGTCCGTTCGCAGCCCGACGCGCGGGTGCTCGTCGTCACCGTCGAGCTCTCGACGCTGCACCTTCAGGCGATCGACGCGATCGAGCCGCTGCTCGCGATGCTGCAGTTCGGCGACGGCGCCGCCGCCGCGCTCGTCACCGCCGAGCCGCACGGTTTCGCGATCGAGCGGCCGTTCGCCACCACCTTGCCCGTGTCCGCCGATCTCATCCGCTGGGACATCACCGACACCGGCTTCGCGATGCATCTGTCGGGCGAGGTACCGGGCCGGATTGC carries:
- the rplT gene encoding 50S ribosomal protein L20; this translates as MARVKRGVTTRAKHKNILEQAKGYRGRRKNTIRVARQAVEKAGQYAYRDRKVKKRTFRGLWIQRINAGVRAEGLSYSQFMHGLKLAGIELDRKVLADIAMHEGAAFTALVAQAKNALPAAATA
- a CDS encoding type III polyketide synthase gives rise to the protein MTAYLHAIGTAVPPHDIHAAFIGWAHARLPERERRLFDRMAARAGIGHRWSVLPETDGSPVDPGGFYADEPHPGTAARMRRYAEAAPTLALQAIDDLARQAPLGTITHLVVASCTGFVAPGIDQIIAARLGLAPSVERLLVGFMGCYAAVAALRSARHIVRSQPDARVLVVTVELSTLHLQAIDAIEPLLAMLQFGDGAAAALVTAEPHGFAIERPFATTLPVSADLIRWDITDTGFAMHLSGEVPGRIATALADPALVETLTGGAAPDGWAVHAGGRSILDAVEQALGLPGDALDHSRAVLAANGNMSSATLMFVLARVLAGPPVGHGVALAFGPGLAAEGFGFRSAP
- the rpmI gene encoding 50S ribosomal protein L35 — translated: MPKLKTKSGVKKRFKLTATGLLKHGVAGKRHRLLHHTGKYIRQNRGTKVLSKADTATVKAWAPYGLR
- a CDS encoding class I SAM-dependent methyltransferase yields the protein MKLETLIGEPWGDYGLVDSGNGRKLERYGDYRFIRPEPQALWAPAHANWQAHGEFVPGSDEDGGGQWQYRRSTPRDGWPLSWGIGAEAVRFTAQTTPFRHLGFFPDMAPVWSWLRERLSGVAEPEALNLFGYTGVGTLALSAHGAKMVHVDASKKSVEAARANAKLSGMADRPVRWIVDDAAKFVAREVRRNRRYDAILLDPPKYGRGPDGEIWRLEEHLPALIAECRHLLDGNSRALFLTVYAVRMSALAIGEMLRQAFADLPGTIECGELGVREEARGLVLPTAIWARWSND
- the pheT gene encoding phenylalanine--tRNA ligase subunit beta, with amino-acid sequence MKFTLSWLKDHLDTAASLDEILVGLTRIGLEVEGVENPGEKLAAFRIAKVLTAERHPQADKLQVLSVDAGGDVNGGGPLQVVCGAPNARAGLVGVFGMPGATVPANGMVLKVAAIRGVESNGMMCSTRELELGDDHDGIIELAADAPVGDVYAEWAGLNDPVIDVSITPNRQDCMGVRGIARDLAAAGLGALKPLTVEPVAGEGPGPDVRTDDPAGCPAFFAQGVNGASNGASPEWLAKRLRAIGQKPISALVDVTNYVTVDLGRPLHVYDKAKLSGGLVARKATTGETVLALNGKTYPLDETMTVIADDAHVHDIGGIMGGEESGVSDTTTDVVIECAYFDPEHIARTGQKLMLTSDARQRFERGVDPAFLDDGLAIATRLVLDLCGGQPTGITRAGEPPLGTRSYAYDPARAETLGGLAVAPERQRAILTSLGFSISDDWQVTPPTWRRDVDGPADLVEEVIRIEGIDNVPSVPLPRAPGVATPTATPEQKLERRVRRAAAARGLDEAVTWSFIAEPEAAPFGGGAFTLANPISEDLKVMRPSLLPGLLSAAARNVRRGAGTIRLFEIGRRYLADKERPTLSLILAGDRRARHWQTGKAQGFDAFDAKTEALALLAAAGAPVDNLQVFGEAGDAWHPGQSGTLRLGPKTVLAAFGILHPNVTRAFDLDAGVAAVELYLDAIPGKRSAGFMRPAYTPPALQAVRRDFAFLVPDGVAADALARAVKGADKAAIVSARVFDVFTKDGETSMAVEVVLQPGEKAFVEAELKAIADKVVAAAAKLGASLRG
- a CDS encoding inositol monophosphatase family protein; translated protein: MPIRQADLDLAHRLADAAGEAIRPYFRGELGTETKADHSPVTLADRAAEAAMRRILDAEAPGDAIHGEEYGVKDGVTGRRWVLDPIDGTRSFTVGRAIFGTLIALVEDGWPMLGVIDQPIVRERWIGAAGRPTLFNGAPARTRACREVEGAILATTSPHAFNDDEVPHFLALVAAVSGGHARQGPVYGGDCYNYGLLASGHLDIVCEGGLALHDFAALAPIVEGAGGRMCDWNGDPLTEASTGQVLAIGDPARMDEVLEALHAVAGGHDHGSHTHGH
- a CDS encoding aldose 1-epimerase family protein; translation: MTDWITIANDHLSAAINPLGAELSSLKDADGRELMTEADPAFWTGRAPLLFPVVGKPAGEVIRVAGREYPMKQHGFARRMPFALIDHGPAHATFRLTANDETRAHYPFAFTLDASYRLDGATLAIDVAVNNAGDTDMPASFGFHPAFAWPLPYGCDRADHRITFAQDEPGGVRPIAADGTIAAGEMPSPLDGGVLHLSDDLFAHDALVWDQVRSARVVYGADDGPSLEIAFPDTPMLGIWTKPGARFICVEPWHGIADPQGYAGELKDKPGIFIVPPGGAKHIAMSITLRG
- a CDS encoding peroxiredoxin → MRHILAAAAAVSLAFAAPAAATLAVGAKAPDFTTRGAVAGKVVTVNLAQQLKKGPVVLYFFPAAFTAGCNAEARAFAENIANFRAAGATVIGLSADPVDDLVKFSATECAGKFAVASAGPRVVAGYDVALGRQIKGRDATNRTSYVITRDGRINFVHSELAADQHVALTLAAVRRLKSS
- a CDS encoding AsmA family protein, which gives rise to MDMATQRNEQPASSGAEDRRRQRRRRIRNTILAILAVPALIWLVLYITKGRFLKGPFETIVGRLTNREVKVGGDFQLYFAPWRIKFYAERFTIANPAWATQRYLFRADRLDTRIAPLSLIFGKRRLYWLDLVNGAVDLEWNREHTRNSWTFSEKKGGKRLEFPRIDVATVRGTTVRYLDPRMRVLANLKVDDIRSQDARIGHAVGVNGTGMIRETPFRVTAQLLSPDATANRGRNELVARAWAANNVVDVSGTLPSIAEIENVPLATRARGRNLAELLGIIGVVMPDTRRYAIRSQMVKDGEVYRFTRLGGTVGRSDVAGVLTVTNGNRVHLDSTIRTRNLDIIDAASIIGYNPDIVEAQGVVAAAAATGSGPRKLIPDSDLPVEKLRAFDADLKWSIGAVKSRRVPISDVEMTLDLERGRLALSPLSFAMARGNVATDIVFDTRQRPSAVSYDVRLAPTPMGRLLAGWGVEEAGTSGTIKGRVELAGRGDSFADSLATARGRIAFVMPQGTLWTRNVQLAELDIGTFVQKMFAGKLKKPVEINCGLIAFTVRGGIAAADPILIDTTKNVIVGRGGFSFRTEAIDLAVRADAKKFSLFSGQSPVGLGGYFSAPAMDVISPQLVGRAGVGLGLSLVASPLAGVLAFVDVGDAKSAACGPVLGGATAAAQRTTKGEARDDVGRGTTAKDEKGRDKPGKEQRKKFLGIF
- the pheS gene encoding phenylalanine--tRNA ligase subunit alpha produces the protein MTDIDDLKTHLLTAIEAAAGLEALETVRVDALGKQGRVTALLKSMGGLSPEERQVKGPAIHGLREAVTNAIANRKTTLEAAALEAKLAAERIDMTLPVDAPLAGTIHPVSQVMDELAEIFADLGFAVATGPEMETDWHNFTALNIPETHPARAMHDTFYLAGDHVPEDRERPRLLRTHTSPVQIRTMLANKPPIRIIAPGRTYRSDSDATHTPMFHQVEGLVIDKGITMGHLKWTLETFLKAFFERDDIVLRLRPSYFPFTEPSAEVDVGYTLQKGKRVIGGGGDVPNGGWMEVLGSGMVHPKVIAACGLDPDEWQGFAFGCGIDRLAMLKYGMDDLRAFFDGDIRWLKHYGFSALDVPTLSGGVGAA